Proteins from a genomic interval of Zonotrichia albicollis isolate bZonAlb1 chromosome 18, bZonAlb1.hap1, whole genome shotgun sequence:
- the VPS29 gene encoding vacuolar protein sorting-associated protein 29 isoform X2 produces the protein MLVLVLGDLHIPHRCNSLPAKFKKLLVPGKIQHILCTGNLCTKDTYDYLKTLAGDVHVVRGDFDENLNYPEQKVVTVGQFRIGLIHGHQVIPWGDMASLALLQRQFDVDILISGHTHKFEAFEHENKFYINPGSATGAYHALENNIIPSFVLMDIQASTVVTYVYQLIGDDVKVERIEYKKS, from the exons ATG ttggtgctggtgctgggtgaCCTGCACATCCCCCATCGCTGTAACAGCCTCCCGGCCAAGTTCAAGAAGCTGCTGGTGCCTGGCAAGATCCAGCACATCCTGTGCACGGGGAACCTCTGCACCAAGGACACCTATGACTACCTCAAGACCCTGGCTGGGGACGTCCACGTTGTCAGAGGGGACTTTGATGAG aACCTGAATTATCCTGAGCAGAAGGTTGTGACTGTTGGACAGTTCAGAATTGGGCTGATTCATGGCCATCAGGTGATCCCCTGGGGTGACAtggccagcctggccctgctgcagaggcagTTCGATGTGGACATCCTCATTTcagggcacacacacaaatTTGAGGCATTTgaacatgaaaataaattctATATCAACCCAGGATCAGCTACAGGAGCCTACCATGCCTTAGAGAA CAACATCATTCCTTCATTTGTGCTGATGGACATCCAGGCTTCTACAGTAGTTACATATGTCTATCAACTAATTGGAGATGATGTGAAGGTAGAAAGAATTGAGTACAAGAAATCCTAA
- the VPS29 gene encoding vacuolar protein sorting-associated protein 29 isoform X1, producing MPCNQLLHSHQAGHRLVLVLGDLHIPHRCNSLPAKFKKLLVPGKIQHILCTGNLCTKDTYDYLKTLAGDVHVVRGDFDENLNYPEQKVVTVGQFRIGLIHGHQVIPWGDMASLALLQRQFDVDILISGHTHKFEAFEHENKFYINPGSATGAYHALENNIIPSFVLMDIQASTVVTYVYQLIGDDVKVERIEYKKS from the exons ATGCCCTGCAATCAACTCCTCCATTCccaccaggctgggcacaga ttggtgctggtgctgggtgaCCTGCACATCCCCCATCGCTGTAACAGCCTCCCGGCCAAGTTCAAGAAGCTGCTGGTGCCTGGCAAGATCCAGCACATCCTGTGCACGGGGAACCTCTGCACCAAGGACACCTATGACTACCTCAAGACCCTGGCTGGGGACGTCCACGTTGTCAGAGGGGACTTTGATGAG aACCTGAATTATCCTGAGCAGAAGGTTGTGACTGTTGGACAGTTCAGAATTGGGCTGATTCATGGCCATCAGGTGATCCCCTGGGGTGACAtggccagcctggccctgctgcagaggcagTTCGATGTGGACATCCTCATTTcagggcacacacacaaatTTGAGGCATTTgaacatgaaaataaattctATATCAACCCAGGATCAGCTACAGGAGCCTACCATGCCTTAGAGAA CAACATCATTCCTTCATTTGTGCTGATGGACATCCAGGCTTCTACAGTAGTTACATATGTCTATCAACTAATTGGAGATGATGTGAAGGTAGAAAGAATTGAGTACAAGAAATCCTAA